The following are encoded together in the Haloarcula rubripromontorii genome:
- a CDS encoding transposase has protein sequence LTVYTDGFRAYDPLDDDESFHRESVIHGDGEYVDEDAHVNTCESHASLARRWLSPHRGVSKDKLTAYLRPFQLRRRVLRKPGREALKQIIREVL, from the coding sequence CTGACCGTCTACACGGACGGATTTCGGGCCTACGATCCACTCGACGATGACGAGAGCTTCCACCGAGAATCAGTAATTCACGGTGACGGCGAGTACGTTGATGAAGACGCACACGTGAACACGTGCGAGAGCCACGCGTCGCTGGCGCGACGGTGGCTCTCGCCGCACCGAGGTGTCTCAAAAGACAAACTGACAGCGTATCTCAGACCGTTCCAACTTCGGCGACGAGTCCTCCGCAAACCGGGACGAGAAGCACTGAAACAGATTATCCGAGAAGTTCTCTGA
- a CDS encoding sulfatase-like hydrolase/transferase, which translates to MTHQQCTSQERTNLLRDADRVAGIDSDRYRQLYDDGLRYVDKQIENFVNQLKSSGMWDETVLLITADHGEALFDRKGMYGHPRHHHYDELLHVPLLVRAPDLPSQRIQSSFSLAWIHELFAELISKPIGDFPSTSGSNSCLSDDPAEEPVISDTVDENGHTITLRDDTWKYIRHNVSPPQDFWYPFGDNEQAYRYITDQGERNLADISNVKEMSTAAESYLISPEDLPKLEGEFSRDMEEQLEDLGYKM; encoded by the coding sequence CTGACTCACCAACAATGTACTTCACAAGAGCGTACAAATTTACTCAGGGATGCAGATCGGGTAGCGGGGATTGATTCAGATAGGTATCGTCAATTATACGATGACGGATTGAGGTATGTTGATAAGCAGATAGAAAATTTCGTTAACCAGCTTAAATCCTCTGGAATGTGGGATGAAACAGTTCTACTTATTACAGCCGACCACGGAGAGGCGCTATTTGATAGAAAAGGAATGTATGGACATCCGAGACATCATCATTATGATGAGTTGCTTCACGTTCCGTTGCTAGTGCGAGCTCCTGATTTGCCGTCGCAGAGAATTCAAAGCTCATTTTCGTTGGCATGGATACATGAACTTTTCGCTGAACTCATCTCCAAGCCAATCGGAGATTTCCCCTCTACGAGTGGAAGCAATAGTTGTCTGTCAGATGACCCAGCAGAGGAACCCGTGATCTCTGATACGGTAGATGAGAACGGACACACGATAACACTCCGAGATGACACTTGGAAATATATTCGGCACAATGTCTCCCCGCCCCAAGATTTCTGGTATCCGTTCGGTGACAATGAACAGGCATATCGCTACATCACCGACCAAGGAGAGCGGAATCTAGCGGATATTTCTAATGTGAAAGAGATGTCAACAGCGGCAGAGAGTTATTTAATTTCGCCTGAGGACCTTCCTAAACTGGAGGGCGAGTTTTCACGAGATATGGAAGAACAGTTGGAAGATCTCGGGTATAAGATGTAA